A single Antechinus flavipes isolate AdamAnt ecotype Samford, QLD, Australia chromosome 5, AdamAnt_v2, whole genome shotgun sequence DNA region contains:
- the LOC127564665 gene encoding ras-like protein, giving the protein MASCVHTSIGDSDGLTTKMYKLAVMGTCSVGKSALIMQFSKNHFVTEYDPTTQDFYSKDTMVDEEQCQLDIMDTTGNGAFYYLRDESISWGEGFLLVYAVNDLYSFENVNFFWDILQWLKGTDRVPVVLVANKVDVTNRLVDPTMGQEVARSFGFPYVETSAKTGQGVEQAFHELVREIQRKRAEE; this is encoded by the coding sequence ATGGCTTCTTGTGTCCATACCTCCATCGGTGATTCAGACGGACTCACAACCAAGATGTATAAGTTGGCGGTGATGGGCACCTGTTCTGTGGGCAAGAGTGCACTGATCATGCAGTTTAGTAAGAATCATTTTGTGACGGAGTATGACCCCACGACCCAAGATTTCTATAGTAAGGATACAATGGTGGACGAAGAGCAGTGTCAGCTGGACATCATGGATACCACAGGCAATGGAGCATTTTATTATCTGAGGGATGAGTCCATAAGCTGGGGAGAGGGATTCCTCTTGGTCTATGCAGTGAATGACCTCTACTCTTTTGAGAATGTGAATTTCTTCTGGGACATTCTGCAGTGGCTCAAGGGCACCGACCGCGTACCCGTGGTGTTGGTGGCAAACAAAGTAGACGTGACCAACAGGCTGGTGGACCCCACAATGGGCCAGGAGGTGGCCAGGAGCTTCGGGTTCCCTTATGTGGAGACCTCAGCCAAGACTGGACAAGGTGTGGAGCAAGCCTTCCATGAGCTGGTTCGAGAAATTCAGAGGAAGCGAGCTGAGGAGTAA